Proteins encoded in a region of the Marinobacter arenosus genome:
- the yihA gene encoding ribosome biogenesis GTP-binding protein YihA/YsxC, translated as MDPDLTQKSLSFNSARFLISASRLDECPPDFGAEVAFAGRSNAGKSSALNAITANGKLARTSKTPGRTRLINFFTLNREGCRLVDLPGYGYAKVSRDMKDDWQKHLGHYLNDRRCLRGLVLVMDIRHPLTDFDQMMVEWCEHNNLPLMILTTKADKLKFGQAKTAMLGIAKRLKAFSCVEHLIMFSATSKRGVDECREALTDWLEADLETEPETD; from the coding sequence GTGGACCCTGATCTGACTCAAAAATCCCTGTCGTTTAACAGTGCCCGTTTCTTGATCAGCGCCTCCAGGCTGGACGAATGTCCACCGGATTTTGGTGCTGAAGTCGCCTTTGCCGGGCGCTCCAATGCAGGCAAATCCAGCGCACTCAATGCCATCACCGCCAACGGCAAACTGGCCCGCACCAGTAAAACTCCGGGCCGCACCCGCCTGATCAACTTTTTCACCCTGAACCGTGAAGGCTGCCGGCTGGTCGATCTCCCCGGCTATGGCTATGCCAAGGTCTCGCGGGACATGAAGGACGACTGGCAGAAGCACCTGGGCCATTACCTGAATGACCGGCGCTGCCTGCGCGGCCTGGTGCTGGTCATGGACATCCGGCACCCGCTCACGGATTTCGACCAAATGATGGTGGAATGGTGTGAACATAACAACCTTCCGCTGATGATTCTGACCACCAAGGCCGACAAGCTGAAATTCGGCCAGGCGAAAACCGCCATGCTGGGCATCGCGAAACGGCTGAAGGCGTTTTCATGCGTGGAGCACCTGATCATGTTTTCCGCGACATCGAAACGGGGTGTCGACGAATGCCGTGAAGCGTTGACGGACTGGCTGGAAGCCGACCTTGAGACGGAGCCGGAAACCGACTAG
- a CDS encoding TRAP transporter substrate-binding protein, which produces MFPTRLAAGVLSATFALNAFAADYTLKFQSSDPSGVKNFQIQQEWADRVETMTNGRVAIDLLPVGSVVSHTETLGAMKMGVLDGHVSVTGYFSGKDPAFGLIGNTVGAWSSPDQLIDYINYGGGYELMNELYAPYGVKFVGGGGTGLESFVSKKPLNGVEDLKGLKMRAPEGLVQSVFAAAGAAPVNLPGSEVYTALSKGVIDAADYTVFSTNHEAGLHDIAPHPVYPGFHSLPLIEISMDLKEWEKLPEDIQAIMTVSARDFAQDISTQLALSDRKAVTAARNNPDITVHDWSAEERRKFRTIARDQWEVFAEQSPNAEKVYESVTGYLESQGLL; this is translated from the coding sequence ATGTTCCCGACCCGACTCGCCGCTGGCGTGTTGTCAGCGACCTTTGCCCTCAACGCTTTTGCAGCGGACTACACCCTCAAGTTCCAGTCGTCCGATCCCTCGGGCGTCAAAAACTTTCAGATCCAGCAGGAATGGGCCGACCGTGTGGAAACCATGACCAATGGCCGCGTCGCCATTGATCTCCTGCCTGTGGGCAGTGTGGTCAGCCACACCGAAACGCTTGGCGCCATGAAAATGGGCGTGCTGGACGGCCATGTCTCCGTGACCGGGTATTTTTCCGGCAAGGATCCTGCGTTCGGGCTTATCGGGAACACCGTGGGTGCCTGGTCCAGCCCCGACCAGCTTATCGACTACATCAACTACGGCGGTGGCTATGAGCTGATGAACGAGCTGTATGCTCCGTATGGTGTGAAGTTCGTCGGCGGCGGTGGCACTGGCCTGGAATCGTTTGTTTCCAAGAAGCCCCTGAACGGTGTGGAGGATTTGAAGGGACTCAAGATGCGGGCCCCGGAAGGTCTGGTGCAGTCGGTTTTTGCCGCCGCGGGCGCGGCCCCGGTGAACCTGCCCGGTTCCGAGGTGTATACCGCCCTGAGCAAGGGGGTTATTGACGCGGCTGACTACACCGTGTTCTCCACGAATCACGAAGCCGGTCTGCACGACATCGCCCCGCATCCGGTGTACCCGGGATTCCACTCCCTGCCACTGATCGAGATTTCCATGGACCTGAAGGAATGGGAAAAGCTTCCTGAGGATATCCAGGCGATCATGACCGTGTCGGCCCGGGACTTTGCCCAGGACATCAGCACTCAGTTGGCGTTGTCTGACAGGAAAGCCGTGACCGCGGCTCGGAACAACCCCGACATCACCGTTCATGACTGGTCGGCGGAAGAGCGCCGCAAGTTCCGCACCATTGCCCGGGACCAGTGGGAAGTCTTTGCCGAGCAATCGCCGAATGCGGAAAAAGTCTACGAGTCCGTGACCGGCTACCTGGAATCCCAGGGGCTGCTCTAA
- a CDS encoding TetR/AcrR family transcriptional regulator: MKTRDKILLSSLELFNERGERNVTTNHIAAHLAISPGNLYYHFRNKSDIIYEIFLEYEKLVDYYLDIPEDRAMTLDDMTFYLESVFDGLWSYRFFHRDLEYLLDSDSRLRKDYREFTNRCLNAISRIFEKLSEAGIIEEQPEDLRAAMSLNVWLVITNWMAFLKTAHAEETYAGLTLTELKQGIYQVLTLEIPYLTPAYRDRVMALRENYRPSLPERRDEGVPV; encoded by the coding sequence ATGAAAACCAGAGACAAGATACTGCTTTCCAGTCTGGAGCTGTTCAACGAGCGGGGCGAACGCAACGTCACCACCAATCACATAGCGGCGCACCTGGCGATCTCGCCGGGCAACCTCTATTACCACTTCCGCAACAAGTCGGACATCATTTACGAGATCTTCCTCGAGTACGAAAAGCTGGTGGACTACTACCTGGATATTCCGGAAGACCGCGCCATGACTCTGGATGACATGACGTTCTATCTGGAGTCGGTGTTTGACGGGCTCTGGAGTTACCGGTTCTTCCACCGGGACCTGGAGTACCTGCTGGACAGTGATTCCCGGTTGCGCAAGGACTACAGGGAGTTCACCAACCGCTGCCTGAATGCCATCAGTCGCATCTTCGAGAAGTTGTCGGAGGCGGGCATCATTGAGGAGCAGCCTGAGGATCTGCGTGCGGCGATGTCGCTGAACGTCTGGCTGGTGATTACCAACTGGATGGCGTTCCTGAAAACCGCCCACGCCGAGGAAACCTACGCCGGCCTGACCCTGACCGAGCTGAAACAGGGTATCTATCAGGTGCTGACGCTGGAAATTCCCTATCTGACGCCGGCCTATCGTGACCGGGTGATGGCATTGCGGGAGAACTACCGTCCGTCTCTGCCCGAGCGCAGGGATGAAGGCGTTCCGGTCTAA
- a CDS encoding c-type cytochrome produces the protein MKKLIAGVVLGVGLTAMAHGAGDPQAGEQNAAVCASCHGQGGQKPIMGAYPKLSGLGENYLHDQLVAIQSGDRVIAEMTGLLDGKSDQELQDLAAYFDDQKMIVSQANPDLVEQGAALYRGGNMASGVPACAGCHNPQGKGNEPGGYPRLGGQNAEYISKQLKAYRSGERATGANAAIMMDVAAKLTDAEIEAVANYVSGLH, from the coding sequence ATGAAAAAACTGATCGCAGGAGTTGTTCTCGGTGTTGGCCTCACAGCGATGGCTCACGGGGCAGGAGATCCTCAAGCGGGCGAACAGAACGCGGCGGTATGCGCCAGCTGTCATGGTCAGGGTGGCCAGAAGCCCATCATGGGCGCCTACCCGAAACTGTCTGGGTTGGGCGAGAATTATCTGCACGACCAGCTGGTGGCCATCCAGTCGGGTGACCGCGTGATTGCGGAAATGACTGGACTGCTGGACGGCAAGTCAGATCAGGAACTTCAGGATCTGGCGGCGTATTTTGACGACCAGAAGATGATTGTCAGCCAGGCCAATCCGGATCTGGTCGAGCAGGGTGCTGCCCTATACCGCGGCGGTAACATGGCCTCCGGTGTTCCGGCGTGCGCCGGTTGTCATAACCCCCAGGGCAAGGGCAACGAGCCCGGTGGCTATCCGCGTCTGGGCGGTCAGAATGCCGAGTACATCAGCAAGCAGCTGAAGGCCTATCGCAGCGGCGAGCGGGCCACCGGTGCCAACGCCGCCATCATGATGGATGTGGCGGCGAAGCTGACCGACGCAGAGATCGAGGCCGTTGCCAACTACGTGTCCGGTCTGCACTGA
- a CDS encoding endonuclease/exonuclease/phosphatase family protein encodes MYKRIRNQLNGIVNSVSQPRGSCSGLEHVPEFEPHRHIRLLTFNIQVGINTSSYRHYLTRSWQHILPHRKRIHTLDRIAHLIGNYDVVALQECDGGSLRSGYINQVQYLAEAAGIPYWYQQLNRNLGQIAQHSNGLLSRFRPLDVTEHRLPGLIPGRGAIIARYGSADDPLVLVLMHLSLSKTAQQRQLGYIREQIADYRHVVLMGDMNNHAEELLTQTPLKETDLVPLPGSAHSFPSWRPEKALDHILVSPSLEIRRSEVVSYPISDHLPIAMDVALPKGYLETF; translated from the coding sequence ATGTACAAGCGAATCCGCAATCAGCTGAATGGGATTGTGAACTCTGTCAGTCAGCCCCGTGGTAGTTGCTCCGGTCTCGAGCACGTGCCGGAGTTTGAGCCCCATCGCCATATCCGGTTGCTGACCTTCAATATCCAGGTCGGGATCAACACGTCGTCCTACCGGCATTACCTGACCCGCAGTTGGCAACACATCCTGCCTCACCGAAAACGGATTCACACCCTGGACCGGATTGCCCATCTGATAGGCAACTACGACGTGGTTGCCCTGCAGGAGTGCGACGGTGGCAGCTTGCGCAGCGGCTACATCAACCAGGTTCAGTACCTCGCCGAGGCGGCCGGTATCCCCTACTGGTATCAACAACTCAATCGCAACCTGGGGCAGATTGCCCAGCACAGTAATGGCTTGCTGAGCCGGTTTCGCCCCCTGGACGTGACGGAGCACCGGTTGCCCGGCCTGATTCCGGGGCGGGGGGCTATCATCGCCCGATACGGTTCCGCGGATGACCCGCTGGTGCTGGTGCTGATGCACCTTTCCCTCAGTAAGACGGCGCAACAGCGGCAGCTGGGTTACATTCGCGAACAGATTGCCGACTACCGTCACGTGGTCCTGATGGGCGACATGAACAATCACGCCGAAGAGTTACTGACCCAGACACCGCTCAAAGAAACCGATCTTGTGCCCCTGCCAGGTTCGGCGCACAGTTTTCCGAGCTGGCGGCCGGAAAAGGCGCTTGACCACATCCTGGTGAGTCCGTCACTGGAGATCCGGCGTTCCGAGGTGGTCAGTTACCCGATATCGGACCATCTGCCCATTGCCATGGATGTGGCGTTGCCCAAAGGGTACCTCGAAACCTTCTGA
- a CDS encoding thiol:disulfide interchange protein DsbA/DsbL — MIRTLGTAAFLAVVFAFGGPASAETWEEGTHYQKLDTPVRTDSDDKIEVAEVFWYGCPHCYNFKPIVEAWEQNLSDDVEFEMLPAALGRSWEPHARAYYALEAMGELDKVHDALFDALAGERRPLNTPEALADFVAGHGVDGEAFLKNYESFGVNARMQQAQAKIRGARITGVPTMLVNGKYKVSASMAGSHEVALEVVDYLVARERRANAE, encoded by the coding sequence ATGATCAGAACACTCGGAACGGCAGCTTTCCTGGCAGTGGTATTTGCGTTTGGTGGGCCCGCCAGTGCAGAAACCTGGGAAGAGGGTACGCACTATCAGAAACTGGATACCCCGGTTCGCACCGACAGTGACGATAAGATCGAAGTGGCTGAAGTGTTCTGGTACGGCTGCCCCCATTGCTACAACTTCAAACCCATCGTCGAGGCGTGGGAGCAGAATCTGTCCGATGACGTCGAGTTTGAAATGCTGCCGGCCGCTCTGGGACGTTCCTGGGAGCCCCACGCCCGCGCTTACTATGCCCTTGAAGCCATGGGCGAGCTCGACAAGGTACACGATGCCCTGTTTGATGCCCTGGCCGGTGAGCGGCGCCCGCTGAATACGCCGGAAGCACTGGCGGATTTCGTGGCCGGACACGGTGTGGATGGCGAGGCCTTCCTGAAAAACTACGAGAGTTTTGGCGTAAATGCCCGCATGCAACAGGCGCAGGCCAAGATTCGCGGTGCGCGAATCACAGGTGTTCCGACTATGCTGGTAAATGGTAAATACAAAGTCAGCGCGTCCATGGCGGGTAGCCATGAAGTGGCGTTGGAAGTGGTTGATTATCTGGTCGCCAGGGAGCGCCGTGCCAACGCTGAATAA
- a CDS encoding coniferyl aldehyde dehydrogenase: protein MGATVVQLTESKKQIQHTHRVFEDQKKAFRNNPMPSQTERQENLKRLKRALLTNQDRLLDAIDRDFSCRSRDESLIAEVMPSIQGINYTLKNLGGWMKPSKRHVSVLFQPASNKVHYQPKGVVGVIVPWNYPLYLAVGPLVASLAAGNRTMIKMSEFTPHTSALFKEIIEASFPEDLISVITGEADVAADFSSRPFDHLLFTGSTSVGKLVMRAAAENLTPVTLELGGKSPAIVSPDVPMEDAAQRIAFGKAFNAGQTCVAPDYVLCPADRVQAFVDEFRTRFSEMYPSLRDNDDFTAIINERQYDRLQGYLEDARAKGAELIEINPARENLGDGTRKIPLTLILNTTPDMKVMQDEIFGPLLPIVSYNGLDEALHYVNDRPRPLALYFFGYDKNEQEHVVANTHSGGMCINDALMHVAQDDLPFGGIGDSGMGHYHGKEGFLTFSHHRAIFSKQKFNSGKFVYAPHGTAAHKMVYKFFIR from the coding sequence ATGGGAGCCACTGTCGTCCAGCTTACTGAAAGCAAGAAGCAGATCCAGCATACCCATCGGGTTTTCGAGGATCAGAAAAAAGCGTTCCGCAACAACCCCATGCCCTCACAGACCGAGCGCCAGGAAAACCTCAAGCGCCTGAAGCGAGCCCTGCTGACCAATCAGGATCGCCTGCTGGATGCCATTGACCGGGACTTCAGCTGCCGCTCACGGGATGAATCCCTGATCGCCGAGGTGATGCCCTCAATCCAGGGCATCAACTACACCCTGAAAAACCTGGGTGGCTGGATGAAGCCCTCGAAACGCCATGTTTCGGTGTTGTTCCAGCCGGCCAGCAACAAGGTTCACTACCAGCCCAAGGGCGTGGTCGGTGTCATCGTGCCCTGGAATTACCCGCTGTATCTCGCCGTCGGCCCCCTGGTTGCCTCGCTCGCGGCCGGCAACCGGACCATGATCAAGATGTCCGAGTTCACCCCTCATACCTCGGCGCTGTTCAAGGAGATCATCGAGGCATCGTTCCCGGAGGACCTGATTTCGGTGATTACCGGCGAGGCCGACGTCGCCGCCGACTTCTCGTCCCGGCCTTTCGACCACCTGCTGTTCACCGGCTCCACCTCCGTCGGCAAACTGGTGATGCGGGCGGCCGCCGAGAACCTCACGCCGGTTACCCTAGAACTGGGCGGCAAATCGCCGGCCATCGTGTCTCCGGATGTACCGATGGAGGACGCCGCCCAGCGCATTGCCTTTGGCAAGGCGTTCAACGCTGGCCAGACCTGCGTTGCACCGGACTATGTGCTGTGTCCCGCCGACCGGGTCCAGGCCTTCGTGGACGAATTCCGCACGCGGTTTTCGGAAATGTACCCGAGTCTGCGGGATAACGACGATTTCACCGCCATCATCAACGAACGCCAGTACGACCGCCTGCAAGGCTACCTGGAAGACGCCCGCGCCAAGGGGGCCGAGCTCATCGAGATCAATCCGGCCCGGGAGAACCTCGGGGATGGCACCCGGAAAATTCCGTTGACCCTGATCCTGAACACCACGCCGGACATGAAAGTGATGCAGGACGAAATCTTTGGCCCCCTGCTGCCCATCGTCAGCTACAACGGCCTGGACGAAGCCCTGCATTACGTCAACGATCGCCCGCGACCGCTGGCTCTCTACTTCTTCGGCTACGACAAGAACGAGCAGGAGCACGTGGTGGCGAACACCCATTCCGGCGGCATGTGCATCAACGACGCACTCATGCACGTCGCCCAGGACGACCTGCCGTTCGGTGGCATCGGTGACTCCGGCATGGGCCATTACCACGGTAAGGAAGGGTTCCTGACCTTCTCCCACCACCGCGCGATCTTTTCCAAGCAAAAGTTCAACAGCGGCAAATTTGTGTACGCACCGCACGGCACCGCTGCCCACAAGATGGTATACAAGTTCTTTATTCGCTAA
- a CDS encoding gluconokinase, protein MSVRKVIVMGVSGCGKSLIGTGLAQRLEVPFFDADDFHSRANVAKMANGVPLTDADRIGWLDDLAELVRSEPQGLVLACSALKRAYRDRLRAGNPTLEFVYLKGDMDTIWARHASREDHYFTGRAMLESQFDTLQEPEPDEGVIEADVADPPDRIIERCLYRLGERRSGAAET, encoded by the coding sequence ATGAGTGTCCGCAAAGTCATTGTCATGGGCGTTTCGGGGTGCGGCAAGAGTCTGATTGGCACAGGCCTGGCGCAACGCCTCGAGGTGCCGTTTTTTGATGCCGACGACTTCCACAGCCGGGCCAATGTGGCCAAGATGGCGAACGGAGTCCCGCTGACAGACGCTGACCGTATCGGCTGGCTGGACGACCTTGCGGAACTGGTTCGATCTGAGCCGCAGGGCCTCGTACTGGCGTGCTCGGCCCTGAAACGGGCGTATCGCGATCGGCTGCGGGCAGGCAATCCGACCCTGGAATTTGTCTATCTCAAGGGCGATATGGACACCATCTGGGCCCGGCATGCCAGTCGCGAGGACCATTACTTTACGGGTCGCGCCATGCTTGAAAGCCAGTTCGATACCCTGCAGGAGCCAGAGCCGGACGAGGGCGTTATCGAAGCCGATGTTGCCGATCCGCCAGATCGCATCATCGAGCGCTGCCTGTACCGTCTTGGTGAGCGTCGCAGCGGGGCAGCCGAAACGTGA
- a CDS encoding TRAP transporter small permease subunit yields MSAKNLSSGPEQDPDRYDLLPETGEDVGFTGLDRAIVWLGKRLSLVFALIVLVSFYEIVRRYVFDAPTLWVHETVTFAGATLFVLGGLYALATDRHVRIVLIYDAVSPRVQRWLRVVHHLFGLAFCSMMLYASWFMAKEAVRAPWGGWRLETSGSAWNPPFPALLKVIILVAILVMTIQFVLHLIRDLRQKVPAGEREDV; encoded by the coding sequence ATGTCTGCGAAAAATCTGTCCTCCGGGCCCGAGCAGGATCCGGACCGTTACGATCTTCTTCCTGAAACCGGCGAGGACGTCGGCTTTACCGGGCTAGACCGGGCCATCGTCTGGCTGGGCAAGAGGTTGAGCCTGGTGTTTGCCCTGATCGTCCTGGTGTCTTTTTATGAGATCGTGCGGAGATACGTCTTTGATGCGCCTACGCTGTGGGTGCATGAAACGGTCACCTTTGCCGGTGCCACCCTGTTTGTACTGGGCGGGCTTTATGCCCTGGCCACGGACCGGCACGTACGCATCGTGTTGATTTACGATGCGGTCTCGCCCCGGGTCCAGCGCTGGCTCCGGGTGGTCCACCACCTGTTCGGGCTGGCGTTCTGCAGCATGATGCTGTACGCCAGCTGGTTCATGGCCAAGGAGGCCGTGCGTGCGCCCTGGGGCGGCTGGCGGCTGGAGACCTCCGGCTCGGCCTGGAACCCGCCGTTTCCCGCGTTGCTGAAAGTAATCATCCTGGTGGCGATTCTGGTCATGACCATCCAGTTCGTGCTCCACCTGATTCGTGATCTGCGCCAAAAAGTACCGGCAGGGGAGCGCGAGGATGTTTGA
- a CDS encoding TRAP transporter large permease — translation MFELASLGIGYGSLLMLLMLIVLLLTGMQLAFATGLVALVFAIGWFGPDALPIVSSRLYSFIGNYVFLAVPMFVLMASLLDHSGIARDLFDAMARFGRKLRGGVALQTLVVAVILASMSGVIGGETVLLGILALPQMLRLGYDRKLAIGTTCAGGALGTMLPPSIVLIIYGLTANVSIGDLFKGAFLPALILALLYMGYVLVRVWLKPEMAPIPSDQDQLDTPAPNFFKALLFPILSVVVVLGSIYGGVASVTEASALGVLGIAISTWIRGELSRNMMRKATISTLRVCGMIIWIGIGATALVGVYNLMGGIEFVREMVFAVSGGDGLTTILFMMLILLILGMFLDWVGVALLTMPIFVPIVTELGYSPIWFGVVFCMNMQVSFLSPPFGPAAFYLKTVAPKDISLGEIFQSLLPFIALQILALGLLIAFPQLALWWQ, via the coding sequence ATGTTTGAACTGGCTTCTCTCGGAATTGGTTACGGCAGCCTGTTGATGCTGCTGATGCTGATCGTGCTGTTGCTGACCGGCATGCAGCTGGCCTTTGCCACCGGCCTCGTGGCCCTGGTGTTTGCCATCGGCTGGTTCGGGCCCGATGCGCTGCCGATTGTCAGCAGTCGCCTGTACAGCTTTATTGGTAACTATGTCTTCCTGGCCGTGCCGATGTTCGTGTTGATGGCCTCGCTACTGGATCATTCCGGCATCGCCCGGGACCTGTTCGATGCCATGGCCCGCTTTGGCCGCAAACTGCGTGGCGGTGTTGCCCTGCAGACGCTGGTGGTGGCGGTGATCCTGGCCTCCATGTCGGGTGTGATCGGCGGCGAAACCGTGTTGCTGGGTATCCTGGCCCTGCCGCAGATGCTGCGCCTGGGTTACGACCGGAAACTGGCCATCGGGACCACCTGCGCCGGCGGCGCCCTGGGTACCATGTTGCCTCCGAGCATTGTGCTGATCATTTATGGCCTGACCGCCAACGTGTCCATTGGGGACTTGTTCAAGGGCGCGTTTCTGCCGGCGCTGATTTTGGCGTTGCTGTACATGGGTTACGTACTGGTTCGGGTCTGGCTGAAGCCGGAGATGGCACCGATACCCTCTGATCAGGATCAGTTGGACACCCCGGCACCCAACTTCTTCAAGGCCCTGCTGTTTCCGATTCTGTCGGTGGTGGTGGTTCTGGGAAGCATCTATGGTGGGGTGGCGTCGGTCACCGAAGCCTCGGCCCTGGGGGTCCTGGGTATTGCCATCAGTACCTGGATTCGGGGCGAGTTGTCCCGGAATATGATGCGTAAGGCGACCATCAGCACCCTGCGTGTGTGCGGCATGATCATCTGGATCGGTATTGGTGCCACCGCGCTGGTGGGGGTCTATAACCTCATGGGCGGCATTGAGTTTGTCCGTGAAATGGTCTTTGCCGTCAGTGGTGGCGACGGGCTGACCACCATCCTGTTCATGATGCTGATCCTGCTGATTCTGGGCATGTTCCTGGACTGGGTCGGGGTGGCGCTGCTGACCATGCCGATTTTCGTGCCCATCGTCACCGAGCTTGGGTACAGCCCGATCTGGTTCGGTGTGGTGTTCTGCATGAACATGCAGGTGTCCTTCCTGTCACCGCCCTTTGGTCCGGCGGCCTTCTACCTGAAAACGGTTGCACCCAAGGACATTTCGCTGGGTGAGATCTTCCAATCCCTCCTGCCGTTTATCGCGCTTCAGATCCTGGCGCTTGGGCTTTTGATCGCATTCCCGCAACTCGCGCTGTGGTGGCAATAA
- the gntR gene encoding gluconate operon transcriptional repressor GntR codes for MVKKKRPTLQDIADRVGATKMTVSRCLRGGDNVSEHMRERIFAEAEVLGYIPNRAPDLLSKSTSHAIGVLLPSLTNQVFADVIKGIESVTEPAGYHLMLAHYGYSQELEESSLASLLSYNVDGLILSESQHTDRTLRMLGTAGVPTVEIMDTHSPPFEQAVGFDNVQAAYDMVREIIRRGRRHVVYLAVRLDARTLQRQEGYVRAMEEHGLAPVTLRSEQRSSFSVGATLLDRILKEAPDTDAIFCTNDDVAIGAFFECQRRGIAVPDQIAIAGFHGHDVGQVMVPTLASVITPREEVGKRAAETLIARLSGQAIEERCIDLGYRIEPGGTL; via the coding sequence ATGGTAAAGAAAAAACGCCCAACCTTGCAGGACATTGCCGATCGCGTTGGCGCCACCAAAATGACGGTGAGCCGCTGCCTCCGCGGCGGAGATAATGTCTCGGAGCACATGCGTGAACGGATCTTTGCCGAGGCCGAAGTCCTGGGCTACATCCCCAACCGGGCGCCGGACCTGTTGTCCAAGTCCACCAGCCACGCCATCGGTGTTCTGCTGCCGTCGCTGACCAACCAGGTGTTTGCGGACGTCATCAAAGGCATCGAATCGGTCACCGAGCCCGCCGGTTACCACCTCATGCTGGCCCATTATGGCTACAGCCAGGAGCTGGAGGAGAGCAGTCTCGCCTCGCTGCTGTCCTACAACGTCGACGGCCTGATTCTCTCCGAAAGCCAGCACACGGACCGAACCCTGCGGATGCTGGGGACGGCGGGCGTGCCGACGGTTGAGATTATGGATACGCATTCGCCGCCGTTCGAACAGGCGGTCGGCTTCGACAATGTCCAGGCCGCCTATGACATGGTGCGGGAAATCATTCGTCGCGGCCGCCGGCACGTGGTGTACCTTGCCGTACGACTGGATGCCCGCACGCTGCAGCGTCAGGAGGGGTACGTGCGGGCTATGGAAGAGCACGGGTTGGCACCGGTCACCCTGCGCAGTGAACAGCGTTCGTCCTTCAGCGTGGGGGCGACGCTGCTTGACCGGATACTGAAGGAAGCGCCCGACACCGACGCCATATTCTGCACCAACGACGACGTTGCCATTGGCGCATTTTTCGAGTGCCAGAGGCGCGGAATTGCCGTGCCCGATCAGATCGCCATTGCGGGGTTCCATGGGCACGACGTTGGCCAGGTGATGGTGCCGACACTGGCCAGTGTGATCACGCCGAGGGAAGAAGTGGGCAAGCGAGCCGCCGAAACCCTGATCGCGCGCCTGTCCGGCCAAGCCATCGAGGAGCGTTGCATCGACCTGGGGTATCGGATCGAGCCGGGCGGGACGCTCTAG